The following proteins are co-located in the Streptomyces spinoverrucosus genome:
- a CDS encoding alpha-1,4-glucan--maltose-1-phosphate maltosyltransferase yields the protein MSTTEAIGRIPVRDVRPAVECGRRPAKAVPGETFQVTATVFREGHDAVAANVVLRDPQGRPGPWTPMRELASGTDRWGAEVTPDAEGLWTYSVEAWSDPITTWRHIAGIKVPAGIDTGLVLEEGGGLYERAADDVPERAAREVVLAAARSLRDDSLPVATRLAAALTPEVDAVLARYPLRELVTASEPLPLLVERERALFGSWYEFFPRSEGTAERPHGTFRTAARRLADIAAMGFDVVYLPPIHPIGTTFRKGRNNTLSAGSDDVGVPWAIGSPEGGHDAVHPGLGTLEDFDWFVTQAAAHGLEVALDFALQCSPDHPWVDKHPQWFHHRPDGTIAHAENPPKKYQDIYPIAFDRDMDGLVAETLRVLRHWMAHGVRIFRVDNPHTKPVMFWERVIADINRTDPDVIFLAEAFTRPAMMHTLAQIGFQQSYTYFTWRNTKQELTEYLTELSGEAASYMRPNFFVNTPDILHAYLQRGGRPAFEARAVLAATLSPTWGVYSGYELCENTPLREGSEEYLDSEKYQLKARDWDNPNSIAPLITRLNTIRRDHPALRRLRNLRFHHTDNDALIAYSKRTGSDTVLVVVNLDPHHTQEATVSLDMPQLGLDWHSSVSVHDELTGETYQWGSTNYVRLEPGRAPAHVLHVQGSPVSPQNGGSAAS from the coding sequence ATGAGTACGACTGAGGCCATCGGCCGCATCCCGGTCCGGGACGTCCGTCCGGCGGTGGAGTGCGGCAGGCGCCCGGCGAAGGCCGTCCCTGGAGAGACGTTCCAGGTCACGGCCACTGTGTTCCGCGAGGGCCACGACGCGGTCGCCGCCAATGTCGTACTCAGGGATCCCCAGGGCCGTCCCGGCCCCTGGACACCGATGCGCGAACTCGCCTCCGGCACCGACCGATGGGGCGCCGAGGTCACACCGGACGCCGAAGGCCTGTGGACGTACTCCGTCGAGGCGTGGAGCGACCCGATCACGACCTGGCGGCACATCGCCGGGATCAAGGTGCCGGCGGGCATCGACACCGGCCTGGTCCTCGAAGAGGGCGGAGGGCTGTACGAGCGGGCCGCCGACGACGTACCCGAACGGGCCGCCCGCGAGGTCGTGTTGGCGGCAGCGCGGAGCCTCCGGGACGACTCACTGCCGGTCGCCACCCGCCTCGCGGCGGCGTTGACGCCGGAGGTGGACGCGGTTCTCGCCCGGTATCCGCTGCGGGAGTTGGTGACCGCGTCCGAGCCGTTGCCGCTGCTGGTGGAGCGGGAGCGGGCACTGTTCGGATCCTGGTACGAGTTCTTCCCGCGTTCCGAGGGCACGGCCGAGCGCCCCCACGGCACGTTCCGCACGGCCGCCCGCCGGCTTGCGGACATCGCCGCGATGGGCTTCGACGTGGTCTACCTGCCGCCGATTCACCCGATCGGCACCACCTTCCGCAAGGGCCGCAACAACACCCTGTCCGCCGGCTCCGACGACGTCGGCGTGCCCTGGGCCATCGGCTCCCCCGAGGGCGGCCACGACGCCGTCCACCCCGGCCTGGGCACCCTGGAGGACTTCGACTGGTTCGTTACCCAGGCCGCAGCTCACGGCCTGGAGGTCGCCCTCGACTTCGCCCTGCAGTGCTCCCCGGACCACCCCTGGGTGGACAAGCATCCCCAGTGGTTCCACCACCGCCCCGACGGCACGATCGCCCACGCCGAGAACCCGCCGAAGAAGTACCAGGACATCTACCCCATCGCCTTCGACCGGGACATGGACGGCCTGGTCGCCGAGACCCTGCGGGTGCTGCGGCACTGGATGGCCCACGGCGTGCGCATCTTCCGCGTGGACAACCCGCACACCAAGCCGGTGATGTTCTGGGAGCGGGTCATCGCCGACATCAACCGCACCGACCCGGACGTGATCTTCCTGGCGGAGGCTTTCACCCGTCCCGCGATGATGCACACCCTCGCCCAGATCGGGTTCCAGCAGTCGTACACGTACTTCACCTGGCGCAACACCAAGCAGGAGCTGACGGAGTATCTGACCGAGCTGTCGGGTGAGGCCGCGAGCTACATGCGGCCGAACTTCTTCGTCAACACGCCCGACATCCTGCACGCCTACCTCCAGCGCGGCGGCCGTCCCGCCTTCGAGGCCCGCGCGGTCCTCGCCGCGACCCTCTCCCCCACCTGGGGCGTCTACAGCGGCTACGAGCTGTGCGAGAACACCCCGCTGCGCGAGGGCAGCGAGGAGTACCTCGACTCGGAGAAGTACCAGCTCAAGGCCCGCGACTGGGACAACCCGAACAGCATCGCCCCCCTCATCACTCGGCTGAACACGATCCGGCGCGACCACCCCGCCCTGCGCCGACTCCGCAACCTGCGCTTCCACCACACGGACAACGACGCGCTCATCGCGTACAGCAAACGCACCGGCTCCGACACCGTCCTGGTCGTTGTGAACCTCGACCCCCACCACACCCAGGAGGCCACGGTCTCGTTGGACATGCCGCAACTCGGCCTGGACTGGCACTCCTCCGTGTCCGTGCACGACGAACTGACGGGTGAGACCTATCAGTGGGGCAGCACCAACTACGTGCGCCTGGAGCCCGGCCGGGCCCCCGCCCACGTGCTCCACGTCCAGGGGTCGCCCGTCTCGCCGCAGAACGGAGGGTCAGCAGCGTCATGA
- a CDS encoding ANTAR domain-containing protein: MARVPHESAGDTDRLRALEDEVAQLKEAVSSHAVVDQAIGMMVALGRVTPDEGWAVLKEVSQHTNIKLRTIAELVLIWGRDGRMPPEIRAELEDALDRYGPTQIPGAPPE, from the coding sequence GTGGCACGAGTTCCGCACGAGTCCGCGGGCGACACGGACCGGCTCCGGGCGCTGGAGGACGAGGTCGCCCAGCTCAAGGAGGCCGTCAGTTCGCACGCCGTGGTCGACCAGGCCATCGGCATGATGGTGGCGCTCGGCAGGGTGACCCCGGACGAGGGGTGGGCGGTGCTGAAGGAGGTCTCCCAGCACACGAACATCAAGCTGCGCACGATCGCGGAGCTGGTTCTCATCTGGGGCCGCGACGGGAGGATGCCCCCGGAGATCCGCGCCGAACTGGAGGACGCCCTCGACCGTTACGGTCCGACGCAGATCCCCGGTGCACCTCCCGAGTGA
- a CDS encoding VOC family protein, which translates to MQHDSTPTTRTTDVVSAHTAFGAPCWVSLTSRDMRATEEFYTAVLGWEWRTGKLGDHFRVAVVDGTPVAGIAAVTAMWQVAVAWTPYFAVRSADEAASRVQERGGTAAVGPISLPPGRAALLADRDGATFGIWEGELVTDWEAWRRAAPAFIRLHTRDAFDAAIFYGEVLEWASASPGCCEVNYEGEEVVLRSGGEVVARIESGALEAAPDPTIRPHWQIHFSVRDVEACARAAEHHGGSVLRLDADEAILRDPDGAQFTVTARRER; encoded by the coding sequence ATGCAACATGACTCGACACCCACGACCCGTACGACGGACGTCGTCTCCGCGCACACCGCCTTCGGTGCGCCCTGCTGGGTGAGCCTCACCAGTCGCGACATGCGGGCCACCGAGGAGTTCTACACCGCCGTACTGGGCTGGGAGTGGCGCACGGGCAAGCTCGGCGACCACTTTCGGGTCGCGGTGGTGGACGGCACGCCGGTCGCCGGGATCGCCGCGGTCACCGCCATGTGGCAGGTGGCGGTCGCCTGGACGCCGTACTTCGCCGTGCGCAGCGCGGACGAGGCGGCGAGCCGGGTGCAGGAGCGCGGCGGTACGGCGGCGGTCGGGCCGATCTCCCTGCCGCCCGGCCGGGCGGCGCTGCTCGCCGACCGGGACGGAGCGACCTTCGGCATCTGGGAGGGGGAACTGGTCACCGACTGGGAGGCCTGGCGCCGTGCCGCGCCGGCCTTCATCCGGCTGCACACCCGGGACGCCTTCGACGCCGCGATCTTCTACGGCGAGGTCCTGGAGTGGGCCTCGGCGAGCCCCGGTTGCTGCGAGGTCAATTACGAGGGCGAGGAGGTCGTGCTGCGCAGCGGCGGCGAGGTGGTGGCCCGCATCGAGTCCGGCGCCCTGGAGGCGGCACCCGATCCCACCATCCGGCCGCACTGGCAGATCCACTTCTCGGTCCGCGACGTGGAGGCCTGCGCCCGGGCGGCGGAACACCACGGAGGCAGCGTGCTGCGCCTGGACGCGGACGAGGCGATCCTGCGGGATCCCGACGGCGCGCAGTTCACGGTGACGGCGCGCCGGGAGCGGTGA
- a CDS encoding IS110 family transposase has product MDVLHERCAGVDISKKDAKVCVRTPTAKRRGSFTTETTTWGSTTNAVLALRDHLLAAEVTLVVIEATSDYWKPFYYLLSEDLAVILVNARQVKNLPGRKTDVSDAAWLAQLGAHGLVRPSFVPDQPVRELRDLTRARTQLTRERGQIVQRLEKLLEDTGIKLAAVASDIMGVSGRAMLEALVSGEREPQTLAELAKRKLRNKIPELTEALTGRFRDHHAFLVRLHLDHYDQLTDAVGQLDARIEEAMAPFRGALDLLDTIPGINRAVAEVIVAETGGDMARFASARHLASWAGVCPGHHESAGRTKNTKVRPGNPYLKGALGLAAFGAVRTKDTYLQARYKRLTARRGPLRALVAVEHSIITAIWHMLTDHVTYRELGGAYFTQRDPERATRRAINALNQLGYTVTLNPLGTTA; this is encoded by the coding sequence GTGGACGTGCTGCACGAACGCTGCGCTGGTGTGGACATCAGCAAGAAGGACGCCAAGGTGTGCGTTCGGACGCCGACTGCGAAACGGCGGGGGTCGTTCACCACCGAGACCACGACGTGGGGTTCGACGACGAACGCGGTCCTTGCGCTGCGGGATCACCTGCTCGCCGCCGAGGTCACCCTGGTGGTGATCGAGGCAACCAGCGACTACTGGAAGCCGTTCTACTACCTGCTGTCCGAGGACTTGGCCGTGATCCTGGTCAACGCCCGGCAGGTCAAGAACCTGCCCGGCCGCAAGACCGACGTCTCCGATGCGGCCTGGCTGGCCCAGCTCGGCGCCCACGGCCTGGTCAGGCCGTCGTTCGTGCCCGACCAGCCCGTGCGTGAACTGCGGGACCTGACCCGCGCCCGCACCCAGCTCACCCGCGAGCGCGGCCAGATCGTCCAGCGCCTGGAGAAGCTGCTGGAGGACACCGGGATCAAACTTGCCGCGGTTGCCTCCGACATCATGGGCGTCTCCGGCCGGGCCATGCTGGAGGCTCTCGTCTCGGGCGAACGCGAACCACAGACCCTCGCGGAGCTGGCCAAACGCAAGCTCCGCAACAAGATTCCCGAACTCACCGAGGCCCTGACCGGCCGCTTCCGCGACCATCATGCCTTCCTGGTCCGGCTGCACCTGGACCACTACGACCAGCTCACGGATGCGGTCGGGCAGCTGGATGCGCGGATCGAGGAGGCGATGGCCCCCTTTCGAGGCGCCCTCGACCTGCTCGACACCATCCCCGGGATCAACCGCGCGGTCGCCGAGGTGATCGTCGCGGAGACCGGCGGCGACATGGCCCGCTTCGCCTCCGCCCGGCACCTCGCCTCCTGGGCCGGGGTCTGCCCCGGCCACCACGAGTCCGCCGGCCGCACCAAGAACACCAAGGTCCGCCCCGGCAATCCCTACCTGAAGGGAGCACTCGGGCTCGCGGCGTTCGGCGCGGTGAGAACCAAAGACACCTACCTGCAAGCCCGTTACAAGCGGCTCACCGCCCGCCGCGGCCCGCTCAGGGCCCTGGTCGCCGTCGAGCACTCGATCATCACCGCGATCTGGCACATGCTCACCGACCACGTCACCTACCGCGAGCTCGGCGGCGCCTACTTCACCCAGCGCGACCCCGAACGCGCCACCCGCCGCGCGATCAACGCCCTCAACCAGCTCGGCTACACCGTCACCCTCAACCCGCTGGGAACCACAGCCTGA
- a CDS encoding DUF5133 domain-containing protein — MLLPARAEVTRQLRRYRAWERAMLAAPADSAVRTGFEDSGYTLCVLMGKRCAREAAEAAERYLRTTLATYLRDETCRPRPGRVPRRGPPKSRRSRAGR; from the coding sequence ATGCTGCTACCCGCCAGAGCCGAAGTCACCCGGCAGCTGCGGCGGTACCGGGCCTGGGAGCGCGCGATGCTCGCGGCCCCCGCCGACAGCGCGGTGCGGACCGGCTTCGAGGACTCGGGCTACACCCTCTGCGTGCTGATGGGGAAGCGTTGCGCGCGCGAGGCCGCCGAGGCGGCCGAGCGCTATCTGCGCACCACGCTGGCCACCTACCTGCGGGACGAGACCTGCCGTCCGCGTCCGGGCCGCGTCCCCCGGCGCGGACCGCCGAAGAGCCGGCGCTCCCGGGCGGGGCGCTAG
- a CDS encoding SigB/SigF/SigG family RNA polymerase sigma factor, with protein sequence MRTASRTKQHPHDDAPDTAADFERLRQLPDGPERKALRDELVRVWLPMAERIAVRFRGRGEALEDLYQVAALGLVKAVDHYDPARGRAFEAYAVPTVTGEIKRHFRDHMWTLHVPRRVQDLRNRVRRAAKELAQTTPGRPPTIAEIAAYAELSESEVRTGMEALECFTALSLEAEMPGTDGYALADAIGGLDPRYDVVVDRVAVAPCLQALPERERTILYLRFFRGMTQSCIAQQLGISQMHVSRLLSACFARLREELLSGTPR encoded by the coding sequence ATGCGTACCGCCAGCAGAACGAAGCAACACCCCCACGACGACGCCCCCGACACGGCCGCGGACTTCGAACGCCTGCGGCAGCTCCCCGACGGCCCGGAACGCAAGGCTCTGCGCGATGAGCTGGTGCGGGTCTGGTTGCCCATGGCGGAGCGGATCGCGGTGCGGTTCCGGGGCCGCGGAGAGGCTCTGGAGGATCTCTACCAGGTGGCCGCCCTCGGCCTGGTCAAGGCCGTCGACCACTACGACCCCGCACGCGGCCGCGCCTTCGAGGCGTACGCCGTGCCGACCGTCACGGGCGAGATCAAGCGCCACTTCCGTGACCACATGTGGACGCTGCACGTCCCGCGCCGCGTCCAGGACCTGCGCAACCGGGTGCGGCGCGCCGCGAAGGAGCTCGCGCAGACGACGCCCGGACGACCCCCCACCATCGCCGAGATCGCCGCGTACGCGGAGCTGAGCGAGAGCGAGGTGCGCACCGGGATGGAGGCCCTGGAGTGCTTCACCGCGCTGTCGTTGGAGGCGGAGATGCCGGGGACCGACGGCTACGCCCTCGCGGACGCGATCGGCGGCCTCGACCCGCGCTACGACGTGGTCGTCGACCGGGTGGCCGTTGCCCCCTGTCTCCAGGCCCTGCCGGAGCGCGAGCGGACCATCCTCTACCTGCGCTTCTTCCGGGGCATGACGCAGAGCTGCATCGCGCAGCAGCTCGGCATCTCGCAGATGCACGTCTCCCGGCTCCTCAGCGCCTGCTTCGCCCGGCTGCGCGAGGAACTGCTCTCGGGCACCCCACGCTGA
- a CDS encoding pep a2 — protein sequence MKTAVPCYYHLDVEVSPERVGQVSRILAAHLKYWDLEPLVKPVCRSAELLLKAIDEHATDKNTSIEMWWNGQHLITAVGDNDQDLRPDQDLRACLEHIAAVSDGWGCCATDTGSKVIWFSQRARAGQRVPLVPKAPAPSLREGLQVPRELPVAALAAPAKPTDGALEDAR from the coding sequence ATGAAGACCGCAGTGCCCTGCTACTACCACCTCGATGTGGAAGTGAGCCCGGAACGCGTCGGACAGGTCAGCCGTATCCTCGCGGCCCACCTGAAGTACTGGGACCTCGAACCGCTCGTCAAGCCGGTCTGCCGCAGCGCCGAGCTGCTGCTGAAGGCCATCGACGAGCACGCGACGGACAAGAACACGTCGATCGAGATGTGGTGGAACGGCCAGCACCTGATCACCGCCGTCGGTGACAACGACCAGGACCTCCGCCCCGACCAGGACCTGCGAGCGTGCCTGGAGCACATCGCCGCGGTGAGCGACGGCTGGGGCTGCTGCGCCACCGACACCGGCAGCAAGGTCATCTGGTTCTCGCAGCGGGCCCGCGCCGGCCAGCGCGTCCCGCTGGTGCCGAAGGCCCCCGCGCCCAGCCTGCGCGAGGGACTGCAGGTACCCCGCGAGCTCCCGGTCGCAGCCCTGGCCGCCCCCGCGAAGCCGACCGACGGCGCCCTGGAGGACGCGCGGTGA